From Veillonellaceae bacterium, a single genomic window includes:
- a CDS encoding 30S ribosomal protein S12 translates to MPTINQLVRKSRTVLERKSTAPALKESPQKRGVCTRVYTSTPKKPNSALRKVARVRLTNGIEVSAYIPGIGHNLQEHSVVLIRGGRVKDLPGVRYHIIRGALDTAGVQNRKQARSKYGSKRAKK, encoded by the coding sequence ATGCCGACAATTAACCAATTGGTCCGCAAAAGCAGAACTGTTCTGGAAAGAAAATCCACTGCGCCGGCGTTGAAAGAATCGCCGCAAAAGCGTGGTGTTTGTACAAGGGTATACACTAGCACTCCGAAAAAACCTAACTCAGCACTTCGTAAAGTGGCGAGGGTTCGTCTGACAAATGGTATTGAGGTGTCTGCTTACATCCCTGGTATTGGTCATAACTTACAGGAACACTCTGTTGTTCTTATCAGAGGTGGCAGGGTTAAAGACTTACCTGGTGTTCGTTATCATATTATCCGTGGTGCGCTTGACACTGCTGGTGTTCAAAACCGTAAGCAAGCCAGATCCAAATATGGCAGCAAGCGTGCGAAAAAGTAG
- the rpsG gene encoding 30S ribosomal protein S7: protein MPRKGPVPKRDVLPDPVYNSKLVTRFINKVMLDGKKGVAETIVYEAFDIIRAKTGKDPLEVFDAALKNVMPVLEVRARRVGGANYQVPVEVRPDRRLSLGIRWLVNYTRLRGEKTMRERLAAELLDAANNTGASVKKREDTHKMAEANKAFAHYRW from the coding sequence ATGCCAAGAAAAGGTCCTGTACCTAAGCGTGATGTGTTACCGGATCCGGTGTACAATTCGAAACTTGTTACCAGATTTATCAACAAGGTTATGCTTGATGGTAAAAAAGGTGTTGCTGAAACTATCGTTTATGAAGCGTTTGATATTATCCGGGCTAAAACCGGTAAAGATCCGTTGGAAGTATTCGATGCTGCGCTTAAGAATGTTATGCCAGTGCTCGAAGTTCGCGCTCGCCGTGTAGGTGGTGCTAACTATCAAGTGCCGGTTGAAGTTCGTCCGGATCGTCGTTTATCGCTAGGAATTCGCTGGCTGGTAAACTACACAAGATTGCGCGGTGAAAAGACAATGCGTGAAAGATTGGCGGCTGAACTTTTAGATGCGGCCAATAATACTGGAGCGTCGGTTAAGAAAAGAGAAGATACCCATAAAATGGCTGAGGCAAACAAAGCATTTGCTCATTACCGTTGGTAA
- the fusA gene encoding elongation factor G, whose translation MARKFPLERTRNIGIMAHIDAGKTTTTERILFYTGRVHKIGETHDGGATMDWMVQEQERGITITSAATTAQWKNHRINIIDTPGHVDFTVEVERSLRVLDGSVAVFCAKGGVEPQSETVWRQADKYGVPRMAYVNKMDILGADFYRVVDMMKTRLGANPVPIQLPIGFEDTFKGIVDLVEMKAIIYTDDLGKTSEETEIPEDMMENVELYRQNLLDAVAESDDELMMKYLEGEELTKEEIKAGIRKATIACKMTPVVCGSSYKNKGVQPLLDAVVEYMPAPTDIAAIKGVHPDTGEEDERDSSDDLPFSALAFKIMADPYVGKLAFFRVYSGTLSSGSYVYNSTKGKKERIGRILQMHANHREELDIVYSGDIAAAVGLKDTTTGDTLCDDKNPIILESMVFPEPVISVAVEPKTKADQEKMGIALVRLAEEDPTFRMSTDKETGQTIIEGMGELHLEIIVDRMLREFKVGCTVGKPQVAYRETIRKAVKAEGKFVRQSGGRGQYGHCWLEIEPQEPGQGFAFENKVVGGAIPKEYIGPIENGVKEAMENGVVAGYPMVDIKVTVYDGSYHDVDSSEMAFKIAGSMGFKAGAQKASPVLLEPYVKVEVTVPEEYMGDVIGDLNSRRGRIEGMEPRNGLQTIKSFVPLSEMFGYATDLRSKTQGRGNYSMEFDHYEEVPKNIAEAIVTKVKGA comes from the coding sequence GTGGCCAGAAAGTTTCCTCTCGAAAGGACAAGAAACATTGGCATCATGGCACACATTGACGCCGGCAAGACCACTACAACCGAACGCATTCTGTTTTATACTGGTAGAGTACACAAGATTGGTGAAACGCATGATGGCGGTGCCACTATGGACTGGATGGTGCAGGAACAAGAGAGAGGGATTACAATCACTTCTGCTGCAACTACAGCTCAATGGAAAAACCATCGTATAAACATTATTGATACACCAGGGCACGTGGACTTTACTGTTGAGGTAGAACGCTCGCTTAGAGTGCTTGATGGCTCTGTGGCCGTATTTTGCGCCAAGGGTGGTGTTGAACCGCAATCAGAAACGGTTTGGCGTCAAGCTGATAAATACGGGGTGCCCCGTATGGCGTATGTTAACAAAATGGATATACTCGGCGCTGATTTTTATCGCGTTGTTGATATGATGAAAACCCGGCTGGGTGCGAATCCAGTGCCTATTCAACTTCCGATTGGTTTTGAAGATACTTTTAAAGGTATCGTTGATTTAGTTGAAATGAAGGCAATCATCTATACCGATGATCTTGGTAAAACTAGCGAAGAAACTGAAATTCCGGAAGATATGATGGAGAATGTTGAGCTCTACAGACAAAATCTGTTGGACGCTGTAGCTGAAAGTGATGACGAGCTTATGATGAAGTACCTCGAAGGTGAAGAGCTCACTAAAGAGGAAATTAAAGCCGGTATCCGCAAAGCTACCATTGCCTGCAAAATGACTCCGGTAGTATGTGGCTCATCTTACAAAAACAAAGGTGTTCAGCCGCTTCTGGACGCAGTTGTTGAATACATGCCTGCTCCGACTGATATTGCGGCGATTAAAGGTGTGCATCCTGACACTGGTGAAGAAGATGAGCGTGATTCAAGCGATGATTTACCGTTCTCAGCGTTGGCTTTCAAAATCATGGCTGACCCTTATGTTGGTAAATTAGCTTTCTTCAGAGTTTACTCTGGTACACTGAGCTCCGGATCGTATGTATACAACTCAACTAAAGGCAAAAAGGAACGCATTGGCCGTATCCTGCAGATGCACGCTAATCACCGCGAAGAACTTGATATTGTTTACTCCGGTGACATTGCTGCAGCCGTTGGTCTGAAAGATACAACTACCGGTGACACTCTGTGCGATGACAAAAACCCGATTATTCTTGAATCCATGGTCTTCCCGGAACCGGTTATCTCGGTAGCTGTTGAACCGAAGACTAAAGCTGACCAAGAAAAAATGGGCATTGCGCTGGTGAGGCTGGCAGAAGAAGATCCTACTTTCCGGATGAGTACTGACAAAGAAACTGGTCAGACCATCATTGAGGGCATGGGAGAATTGCATCTTGAGATTATTGTTGACCGGATGTTAAGAGAGTTCAAAGTGGGTTGCACTGTTGGTAAGCCGCAGGTTGCTTATCGTGAAACAATCCGCAAGGCTGTCAAAGCTGAAGGTAAATTTGTTCGTCAGTCTGGCGGTCGTGGTCAATATGGTCACTGCTGGCTGGAAATCGAACCGCAAGAACCGGGCCAAGGTTTCGCTTTTGAAAACAAGGTTGTCGGCGGTGCTATTCCGAAAGAATACATCGGACCAATCGAAAATGGTGTTAAGGAAGCTATGGAAAACGGCGTTGTAGCCGGTTATCCAATGGTTGATATTAAAGTCACCGTATATGACGGTTCGTACCATGATGTTGACTCCTCGGAAATGGCGTTTAAGATTGCCGGTTCAATGGGCTTTAAAGCCGGTGCGCAAAAGGCAAGCCCGGTACTGTTAGAACCATATGTAAAGGTTGAAGTGACTGTTCCGGAAGAGTACATGGGGGATGTTATCGGCGACCTTAACTCCCGCCGCGGACGTATCGAAGGCATGGAACCGCGCAATGGCCTTCAAACCATTAAGTCGTTCGTTCCGCTTTCCGAAATGTTCGGATATGCAACTGACCTTCGTTCCAAAACTCAAGGCCGTGGCAACTACTCCATGGAATTTGATCACTATGAAGAAGTGCCTAAGAACATCGCTGAAGCGATTGTCACAAAAGTAAAAGGCGCATAA
- the tuf gene encoding elongation factor Tu translates to MAKAKFERNKPHVNIGTIGHVDHGKTSLTAAITMTLAKHGGAQFMAYDQIDKAPEERERGITINTSHVEYETDNRHYAHVDCPGHADYVKNMITGAAQMDGAILVVSAADGPMPQTREHILLSRQVGVPAMVVFLNKADLVDDAELMELVEMEVRELLSSYDFPGDDIPVITGSAVKALECGCATKECEWCGKILDLMAKVDEYIPTPERPTDKPFLMPVEDVFTITGRGTVATGRVERGTVKVGETVEIVGMAEKAKSTVVTGVEMFRKLLDSAVAGDNIGALLRGVERKEIERGQVLAKPGSIKPHTKYKAEVYVLTKEEGGRHTPFFSNYRPQFYFRTTDVTGVVNLPEGVEMCMPGDNIQMHIELITPIAIEEGLRFAIREGGRTVGAGVVTEIEA, encoded by the coding sequence ATGGCTAAAGCTAAGTTTGAAAGAAACAAACCCCACGTAAACATTGGTACTATCGGTCACGTTGACCATGGTAAAACTTCTCTTACCGCTGCTATCACTATGACTCTTGCTAAGCATGGTGGTGCTCAATTCATGGCATATGACCAGATTGACAAAGCTCCTGAAGAAAGAGAACGCGGTATTACAATTAATACCTCTCACGTAGAGTATGAAACTGATAACCGCCACTATGCACACGTTGACTGCCCGGGCCATGCTGACTATGTTAAAAACATGATCACCGGTGCTGCTCAAATGGACGGCGCTATCCTGGTCGTAAGTGCTGCTGACGGCCCGATGCCGCAAACTCGCGAGCACATTCTTCTTTCCCGTCAGGTAGGCGTGCCTGCAATGGTAGTATTCCTTAACAAAGCTGACCTTGTTGATGATGCTGAACTTATGGAATTAGTTGAAATGGAAGTTCGCGAGCTGCTTTCCAGCTATGACTTCCCTGGCGACGACATTCCTGTAATTACCGGTTCTGCTGTAAAAGCTCTTGAGTGTGGCTGCGCTACCAAAGAATGCGAATGGTGCGGTAAAATCCTTGATCTGATGGCTAAAGTTGACGAATACATTCCTACTCCTGAGCGTCCTACCGATAAGCCGTTCTTGATGCCTGTTGAGGACGTATTCACTATCACTGGCCGTGGTACTGTTGCAACTGGCCGTGTTGAGCGTGGAACTGTTAAAGTTGGTGAAACTGTTGAAATCGTTGGTATGGCTGAAAAAGCTAAATCCACAGTTGTAACCGGCGTTGAAATGTTCCGTAAACTTCTTGATTCAGCTGTTGCTGGCGACAACATCGGTGCTCTGCTCCGTGGTGTTGAGCGTAAAGAAATCGAGCGTGGCCAAGTTTTGGCCAAGCCTGGCAGCATTAAGCCGCACACTAAATACAAAGCCGAAGTTTACGTACTGACTAAAGAAGAAGGCGGCCGTCATACTCCGTTCTTCTCCAACTACCGTCCGCAGTTCTACTTCCGTACAACTGACGTTACCGGTGTTGTAAATCTTCCTGAAGGCGTAGAAATGTGCATGCCTGGCGACAACATTCAAATGCATATCGAACTTATCACTCCGATTGCAATTGAAGAAGGTCTCCGTTTCGCTATCCGCGAAGGCGGTCGTACCGTTGGTGCTGGCGTTGTAACAGAAATCGAAGCATAA
- the rpsJ gene encoding 30S ribosomal protein S10, producing the protein MAKQQKIRIRLKAYDHKALDQSAVRIVETAKRTGALVSGPIPLPTEKNIFTILRSPHVNKDSREQFEMRTHKRLIDILEPTSKTVDALMRLDLPAGVDIEIKL; encoded by the coding sequence ATGGCTAAACAACAAAAAATCAGAATACGCCTTAAGGCGTATGACCACAAGGCGCTTGATCAAAGTGCCGTAAGAATCGTAGAAACCGCCAAAAGAACTGGCGCGTTAGTTTCCGGGCCAATTCCGCTTCCAACCGAAAAGAATATCTTTACTATCCTGCGTTCGCCGCATGTTAATAAAGATTCTCGGGAACAGTTCGAGATGCGCACTCATAAACGTCTAATCGATATTCTTGAACCCACATCCAAGACGGTTGATGCCCTGATGCGTCTGGATCTTCCGGCTGGTGTGGATATCGAAATCAAGCTGTAG
- the rplC gene encoding 50S ribosomal protein L3: MAKGILGKKLGMTQIFTEEGKVIPVTVIEAGPNVVVQNKTVETDGYNAVQLGFGTVKDKKVTKPQKGHFAKAGVKPVKFIREMRLPSAPEFTVGQTIGVDTFSAGELIDVVGTAKGKGFAGGIKRHNFRRGPMGHGSKSHREPGSIGPMTSGGGGKVFKGKKLPGRMGAHRVTIQRLSIVRVDAERNLMLIKGAVPGPKGGFVVIKSTVKPKK; the protein is encoded by the coding sequence ATGGCAAAAGGAATTTTAGGTAAAAAGCTTGGTATGACTCAAATTTTTACTGAAGAAGGCAAAGTAATTCCGGTTACAGTAATTGAGGCCGGCCCGAATGTAGTAGTGCAAAACAAAACTGTTGAAACTGATGGATATAATGCGGTGCAATTAGGTTTTGGCACTGTTAAAGATAAAAAGGTTACCAAACCGCAAAAAGGACATTTCGCCAAAGCAGGTGTAAAACCTGTGAAATTTATCCGCGAAATGCGTCTGCCCAGCGCGCCTGAGTTCACTGTCGGCCAAACCATTGGTGTTGACACCTTCAGTGCAGGTGAACTGATCGATGTAGTTGGTACTGCAAAAGGTAAAGGCTTTGCCGGCGGTATTAAACGGCATAACTTTAGACGCGGACCAATGGGCCACGGTTCGAAATCGCATCGTGAGCCAGGTTCAATCGGACCTATGACTAGCGGCGGTGGCGGTAAAGTATTTAAAGGCAAAAAATTGCCTGGCCGTATGGGCGCTCATCGTGTTACTATTCAACGTCTAAGCATTGTAAGAGTAGATGCTGAACGTAACCTAATGCTTATCAAAGGCGCAGTTCCCGGACCAAAAGGCGGCTTTGTTGTTATAAAAAGTACCGTAAAGCCTAAAAAATAG
- the rplD gene encoding 50S ribosomal protein L4 yields the protein MPKVAVYDITGKKSGEMELNDNVFGVEVNEAVLHQAVVMQLANQRQGTAATKTRGFVRGGGRKPWRQKGTGRARAGSIRSPLWVGGGTIFGPQPRSYAFSMPRKVRRLALKSALTAKVEGGEMFVVENIDFDAPKTKNVVKMMADFDAADNKALIVTAETLENVEKSSRNIPGVKATTSAGLNVYDLLYHDKIFITKDAISRIEEVLA from the coding sequence ATGCCGAAAGTAGCAGTATATGATATCACCGGTAAAAAATCCGGTGAAATGGAGTTAAATGATAACGTTTTTGGCGTAGAAGTAAATGAAGCTGTACTGCATCAAGCAGTTGTTATGCAGCTTGCAAACCAACGTCAAGGCACAGCTGCAACTAAGACAAGAGGTTTTGTTCGCGGCGGTGGCAGAAAGCCTTGGAGACAAAAAGGCACTGGCCGTGCTCGTGCAGGCAGCATTCGTTCACCATTATGGGTAGGTGGTGGTACGATATTCGGACCGCAGCCCCGTTCGTATGCATTCAGCATGCCGCGTAAGGTTCGCCGTTTGGCTCTTAAATCGGCTTTAACCGCAAAAGTTGAAGGTGGAGAAATGTTTGTTGTTGAAAATATCGACTTCGACGCTCCTAAAACAAAAAATGTGGTTAAAATGATGGCTGATTTTGATGCAGCTGATAACAAAGCTTTAATTGTTACCGCTGAAACACTTGAAAATGTTGAGAAATCATCTCGCAACATTCCTGGGGTTAAAGCAACTACTTCCGCTGGTCTGAACGTATATGATCTTTTGTATCATGATAAAATCTTCATTACAAAAGATGCAATCTCCAGAATTGAGGAGGTGCTTGCATAA
- the rplW gene encoding 50S ribosomal protein L23, protein MENPRDVLIRPLITERTASLMEDNKYTFVVPLKANKVEIRQAVEQVFKVKVLDVNTIRVMGKTKRMGRTQGKRPDYKKAIVKLAPGERIEFFEGV, encoded by the coding sequence ATGGAAAATCCACGTGACGTACTGATTCGTCCGCTTATTACTGAAAGAACCGCTAGCTTGATGGAGGATAACAAATATACTTTTGTAGTTCCGCTCAAAGCTAACAAGGTTGAGATTCGTCAAGCGGTAGAACAAGTTTTCAAAGTAAAAGTTCTCGACGTTAACACTATTCGGGTTATGGGCAAGACCAAGCGCATGGGCCGTACCCAAGGCAAGCGTCCGGACTATAAAAAAGCCATTGTTAAACTGGCTCCCGGCGAACGTATTGAGTTCTTTGAAGGTGTGTAG
- the rplB gene encoding 50S ribosomal protein L2, with protein sequence MAVKSFKPYSAGRRFMTVASFDEITTDKPERSLVERLQKHGGRNQQGRMTVRHQGGGHKRLYRIIDFKRNKDGIPAKVATIEYDPNRSARIALLNYADGEKRYILAPEGLKVGTTVMSGPEADIKVGNALQLKNIPVGTLLHNIEMKIGKGGQMVRSAGAGAQLMAKEGDYALLRLPSGELRKVHVNCKATIGQVGNLEHENITIGKAGRARWLGVRPANRGVSMNPIDHPHGGGEGRSPVGRKHPVTPWGKVAMGAKTRKKKASDKLIVKRRNKK encoded by the coding sequence ATGGCAGTAAAAAGCTTCAAGCCGTATTCTGCTGGCCGAAGATTCATGACAGTAGCTAGTTTCGACGAAATTACTACTGATAAACCTGAACGCTCGCTTGTTGAAAGACTTCAAAAGCATGGCGGACGGAATCAGCAGGGCCGCATGACTGTACGCCATCAAGGCGGTGGTCATAAGCGTCTGTATAGAATTATTGATTTTAAAAGAAACAAAGACGGTATTCCCGCAAAAGTTGCCACTATCGAGTATGATCCTAACCGTTCTGCTCGGATTGCCCTTTTAAATTATGCTGATGGTGAAAAACGTTATATTTTAGCTCCGGAAGGACTAAAAGTAGGAACCACCGTTATGAGTGGTCCAGAGGCTGATATTAAAGTCGGCAACGCTCTGCAGCTTAAAAACATTCCGGTTGGTACATTGCTTCATAACATTGAGATGAAAATCGGCAAAGGCGGCCAAATGGTTCGTTCGGCCGGTGCTGGCGCTCAGTTGATGGCAAAAGAAGGCGATTATGCACTTCTTAGACTGCCTTCCGGTGAACTTCGCAAAGTTCATGTAAACTGTAAAGCTACAATCGGCCAAGTTGGCAATCTGGAGCATGAAAACATCACTATCGGCAAAGCCGGTCGTGCACGTTGGTTGGGCGTTCGTCCTGCAAACCGCGGTGTATCTATGAACCCGATTGACCATCCGCATGGCGGTGGTGAAGGTCGTTCACCTGTCGGTCGTAAACATCCTGTTACTCCTTGGGGTAAAGTTGCTATGGGGGCTAAAACCCGTAAGAAAAAAGCTTCAGATAAGCTTATTGTTAAACGCCGTAATAAAAAGTAA
- the rpsS gene encoding 30S ribosomal protein S19 → MSRSIKKGPYVHESLLKKIEAMNEKNEKKVIKTWSRSSTILPSFVGHTVAVHDGRKHVPVYITEDMVGHKLGEFAPTRTYKGHSGSERSTSLR, encoded by the coding sequence GTGTCCAGATCAATTAAAAAAGGACCTTATGTGCATGAAAGCTTGCTTAAAAAGATAGAAGCCATGAACGAAAAGAATGAGAAGAAAGTTATTAAGACCTGGTCCCGCAGCTCGACAATTCTCCCCAGCTTTGTTGGTCATACAGTTGCCGTTCACGACGGACGTAAACATGTACCGGTATATATTACCGAAGACATGGTAGGACACAAATTGGGCGAATTTGCACCGACCCGTACCTATAAAGGTCACAGCGGATCAGAAAGATCCACCTCACTGAGATAG
- the rplV gene encoding 50S ribosomal protein L22, which yields MEAKAVARHIRIAPRKVRIVIDLIRGKNIGEAFAILKHTPKVASEVLEKVLKSAVANAEHNYDMNADKLYVAAAYVDQGPTLKRIHPRSRGQAFKILKRTSHVTLVVKER from the coding sequence ATGGAAGCCAAAGCAGTTGCTAGACACATCCGCATTGCACCGCGCAAAGTCCGTATTGTTATTGATCTTATCCGCGGTAAGAATATCGGAGAAGCATTTGCTATTTTGAAACATACGCCGAAAGTTGCGTCTGAAGTTTTAGAAAAAGTGCTTAAATCGGCGGTAGCCAATGCAGAGCATAATTATGACATGAATGCTGACAAACTTTATGTTGCTGCTGCATATGTTGACCAAGGACCGACACTTAAGCGCATTCATCCTCGGTCACGTGGCCAAGCATTTAAAATTTTAAAGCGCACCAGTCACGTAACCCTTGTTGTAAAAGAAAGATAA
- the rpsC gene encoding 30S ribosomal protein S3, with product MGQKVNPHGLRLGIIKTWDAKWYADKDYAANLHEDLKLRKYIKAKLFTSGISKVEIERAANRVKINIHTAKPGMVIGRGGSGIEALKAGLKKLSDKHIDINIVEVKQAELDATLVAENIASQLERRIAFRRAMKQSVSRTMRMGAKGIKVMVGGRLGGAEIARSESYREGSIPLHTLRADIDYGTAEAHTTYGRIGVKVWIYKGEVLPEAKKTAAAVEGSEK from the coding sequence GTGGGTCAAAAAGTTAATCCGCATGGTCTGCGTCTTGGTATTATTAAAACATGGGATGCCAAGTGGTATGCTGACAAAGACTATGCAGCAAATCTGCATGAAGACTTAAAACTCCGTAAATATATTAAAGCAAAGCTTTTCACATCCGGTATTTCTAAAGTTGAAATAGAGCGGGCTGCTAATCGCGTTAAAATTAATATCCATACTGCTAAGCCTGGTATGGTAATCGGCCGCGGCGGCTCAGGTATTGAAGCACTTAAAGCCGGTTTGAAAAAACTTTCAGATAAGCATATTGATATAAATATCGTTGAAGTAAAACAAGCTGAACTAGATGCAACCCTGGTTGCTGAAAATATCGCATCTCAATTGGAAAGACGTATTGCTTTCCGTCGGGCGATGAAACAATCCGTTAGCCGTACCATGAGAATGGGCGCTAAAGGAATTAAAGTAATGGTCGGCGGTCGTTTGGGCGGAGCTGAAATTGCCCGTTCCGAAAGCTATCGCGAAGGAAGTATTCCTCTTCACACTTTAAGAGCCGACATTGATTATGGCACTGCTGAAGCTCACACCACCTACGGCCGTATCGGTGTAAAAGTTTGGATCTATAAGGGTGAGGTTCTGCCTGAAGCGAAGAAAACCGCTGCTGCCGTGGAAGGGAGCGAAAAGTAA
- the rplP gene encoding 50S ribosomal protein L16 has translation MLLPKRVKHRKQFRGRMKGKANRGNTVSHGEFGLVALEPAWITNRQIEAARIAMTRYIKRGGKVWIKIFPDKPVTAKPAETRMGSGKGSPEYWVAVVKPGRVMFEMDGVSEELAREAMRLAAHKLPIKTKFVTKEQTVAAQDKVGGEVNEG, from the coding sequence ATGCTACTGCCGAAAAGAGTAAAACACCGTAAACAGTTTCGTGGACGTATGAAAGGCAAAGCTAATCGAGGCAATACCGTATCGCATGGCGAATTCGGTCTTGTCGCATTAGAGCCAGCTTGGATTACAAACCGCCAGATTGAGGCAGCCCGTATTGCTATGACTCGTTATATCAAACGTGGCGGTAAAGTCTGGATTAAAATATTCCCTGATAAGCCGGTTACTGCAAAACCTGCCGAAACTCGTATGGGTAGCGGTAAAGGATCACCCGAATACTGGGTAGCTGTAGTTAAGCCAGGCCGCGTTATGTTCGAAATGGATGGAGTAAGCGAAGAACTAGCTAGAGAAGCTATGAGACTTGCCGCTCACAAACTTCCGATCAAAACCAAGTTTGTTACTAAGGAACAAACAGTTGCGGCGCAAGATAAAGTGGGTGGTGAAGTAAATGAAGGCTAA
- the rpmC gene encoding 50S ribosomal protein L29, with protein MKAKDIRDMSASELAQKLVGLKDELFNLRFQLATGQLENPMRIKEVKKTIARVKTIQREQELKSRKA; from the coding sequence ATGAAGGCTAAAGACATTCGCGATATGAGCGCAAGCGAGCTTGCACAAAAGCTTGTTGGACTCAAAGACGAGTTATTTAACCTCAGATTCCAGCTTGCTACCGGCCAACTGGAAAATCCAATGCGGATCAAAGAAGTCAAAAAGACCATTGCCCGCGTAAAGACTATCCAGCGTGAGCAGGAACTGAAAAGCCGCAAGGCGTAA
- the rpsQ gene encoding 30S ribosomal protein S17 → MSERNERKTRIGKVVSNKMEKTVVVAVERLVRHPLYNKSIKNTVKFKAHDEQNECREGDTVEIMETRPLSKDKRWRVVEILERAK, encoded by the coding sequence GTGAGCGAAAGAAATGAGCGTAAAACCCGTATAGGTAAAGTGGTTAGCAATAAAATGGAAAAGACGGTTGTTGTAGCTGTAGAGCGTCTCGTACGTCATCCGCTGTATAACAAGTCTATAAAGAATACTGTTAAGTTTAAAGCCCATGATGAGCAGAATGAATGTCGTGAGGGCGACACTGTTGAAATTATGGAAACTCGTCCGCTGTCTAAAGATAAGCGCTGGAGAGTCGTGGAGATTCTTGAAAGAGCAAAATAG
- the rplN gene encoding 50S ribosomal protein L14 — MIQQQSMLKVADNTGAKEIMCIRVLGGSFRRYANIGDVIVASVKSATPGGVVKKGDVIKAVVVRSRKGLRRPDGSYIRFDENAAVIIKEDKSPRGTRIFGPVARELREKDYMKIISLAPEVI; from the coding sequence ATGATCCAACAGCAGTCAATGCTGAAAGTTGCTGACAATACTGGTGCTAAAGAAATTATGTGCATACGGGTATTGGGCGGTTCGTTCCGCAGATATGCCAACATCGGAGATGTCATCGTAGCTTCTGTTAAAAGTGCAACACCCGGTGGCGTGGTCAAGAAAGGCGACGTAATTAAAGCAGTAGTCGTTCGTTCCCGCAAGGGTCTACGCCGTCCGGACGGTTCATATATCCGTTTCGACGAGAATGCTGCAGTAATTATTAAAGAAGATAAAAGCCCCCGCGGTACACGTATATTTGGGCCAGTAGCGAGAGAACTGCGTGAAAAAGACTATATGAAGATTATCTCGCTGGCACCGGAAGTAATCTAA
- a CDS encoding 50S ribosomal protein L24, translated as MLVNKLHVKKGDNVVVLSGKDKGKKGKVIEAMPKKGKVVVEGVNKVKRHTKPSQSVPQGGIIVKEAPINSAKVMLVCPECNKPTRIKKTPLASGAMARTCKHCGEIVDKDK; from the coding sequence ATGCTAGTTAATAAACTGCATGTTAAGAAGGGCGACAATGTAGTTGTTTTATCCGGTAAGGATAAAGGCAAAAAAGGCAAAGTTATCGAAGCTATGCCCAAGAAAGGCAAAGTTGTCGTTGAAGGCGTTAACAAAGTAAAACGTCATACCAAACCAAGCCAGTCAGTTCCTCAAGGCGGCATCATCGTAAAAGAAGCGCCGATTAACTCGGCTAAAGTTATGCTGGTGTGCCCAGAGTGCAATAAGCCAACCCGTATTAAGAAGACTCCTCTGGCTAGCGGAGCAATGGCTAGAACTTGCAAACACTGTGGCGAAATCGTTGATAAAGATAAATAA